The DNA window GGCTTAAGGCACAGGCAATATTTTCAAAGCTGCCTGAGGTCATCAAAAGCATAAGAGAGCTTGAAACAAAAGTAAAAAACTTAGAAGGAGAAGTGAAAAAATGATGGATGCCCGTGAAATTCAAAGCTTAATGCCTCACCGTTTTCCTTTCCTCCTTGTAGACAGGATACTTTTGCTTGAGCCTGGTGTTAAAGCAGTCGGCCTTAAAAACGTAACAATAAACGAACCGTTTTTTCAGGGCCATTTCCCTGATTACCCTATCATGCCAGGAGTCTTAATAATAGAGGCCATGGCTCAGGTAGCAGGAATCCTCGCATTCCGTTCAGGCGTAAAAGGTAAAGGCGTATACTTTATGAGCATTGAAAAGGCAAAATTCAGAAAACCGGTTGTGCCAGGTGACCAGATCAGATTTGAAGTAAAGGTCCTCCAGCAGAGAGGCAATGTATGGAAATTCTCAGGGGAAGCCCTTGTAGATGATAAACTTGTATCAGAGGCTGAATTTACAGCCATGGTCTCAGAAAGGGAGTTATAGTGGGTAAGCCGAAAATTCATCCAACAGCTATTGTAGATCCATCAGCAAAGCTTGCTGATGGCGTGAGCATCGGGCCATATTGTATTGTCGGCAGCGGAGTAACAATAGGCAGAAATACACATCTCATTTCGAATGTAATTATCGAGGAAACAGAAACAGGAGAGGGCTGTAGCATATATCCATTCACAAGTATAGGCCTGCCCCCTCAGGATGTTAAGTATAAAGGTGAAAAAACTAAAGTAAAAATAGGCAGCAGAAATATTATCAGAGAATACACAACAATTCACAGGGCATCGGTGGGAGGAGATGGGGTAACAAACATTGGCAATGACAACTTCCTCATGGCTTATGTGCATATAGCACATGACTGCAAAATTGGAAACTCTATCGTAATGGTCAATGCCGCTACCCTTGCCGGGCATGTGGAAGTTGAGGATTTTGCTATAATTGGAGGGCTTGTTGCTGTGCACCAGTTTACAAGGATAGGCGCTTATTCGATGGTTGGCGGTTTCAGCGGAGTTGGACAGGACATACCACCGTACATGACCGCATCAGGCAGCCGCGTCAAGCTCTATGGGTTAAATCTCATCGGCCTTAAAAGACATGGCTTTTCAGACGAGATTATCAAAGACCTCAAACAGGCATACAAAATCTTATTCAGAAGCAAGCTCACCCTTAAAGAGGCAATAGATAAGGTTAGAGGCGACATACAGGCCTCAAAAGAGATCAAGCACCTCCTCGAATTCATAGAGAAAAACCGAAGAGGAATATGTCGTTAAAAACCATCGGTCTTATTGCAGGGACAGGAGAGCTGCCCAGGGTTCTTGCATCTGAGGCCAGGGAAATGGGTTACAGGGTTGCGGCCATAGGCCTTGAGCCACTGTGCGACCCATCCCTCAGGTCATCTGTTGACAGCTTTTATTCAGTCAAT is part of the Nitrospirota bacterium genome and encodes:
- the lpxA gene encoding acyl-ACP--UDP-N-acetylglucosamine O-acyltransferase yields the protein MGKPKIHPTAIVDPSAKLADGVSIGPYCIVGSGVTIGRNTHLISNVIIEETETGEGCSIYPFTSIGLPPQDVKYKGEKTKVKIGSRNIIREYTTIHRASVGGDGVTNIGNDNFLMAYVHIAHDCKIGNSIVMVNAATLAGHVEVEDFAIIGGLVAVHQFTRIGAYSMVGGFSGVGQDIPPYMTASGSRVKLYGLNLIGLKRHGFSDEIIKDLKQAYKILFRSKLTLKEAIDKVRGDIQASKEIKHLLEFIEKNRRGICR
- the fabZ gene encoding 3-hydroxyacyl-ACP dehydratase FabZ, giving the protein MMDAREIQSLMPHRFPFLLVDRILLLEPGVKAVGLKNVTINEPFFQGHFPDYPIMPGVLIIEAMAQVAGILAFRSGVKGKGVYFMSIEKAKFRKPVVPGDQIRFEVKVLQQRGNVWKFSGEALVDDKLVSEAEFTAMVSEREL